TAAACAATTTGGAAATCGCAAACACTTATTAGGTTTTAATTTTTAGCAGCCTAATCATGAAATGTCTGCCTTACACAGAGTGGCAATTTTGCAGAAAAATCAAAGGTTGTTGTTGCTAACCAAGTTACAGCTCTTGACCTAGCAAGTTCTTTCAAACCTTGTAATCCATTCTTCTTAGTTGTCATGCGTCCATCGTACATCCAATCTAATGGCGGTCCTCTGGTAAGCCGCAAAGAAAGATTCAGCTTGTTGTAGAACTTACATaggttgaaaaacaaaaataactgttTCTCTTTTTCATGGCAGCCTTTACAGACAAAGTTTTGTAGGAGACACTTTGGTTTGCTCAATAAGAGACATATCAACCTTCAGGTGTTAAATGGGAGAATTTGGCCTGCAAAGTATATGATCcagaaaatgaagaacaaaaCAAATTTTAGACTAACAAGTGGATGGAAGACATTTGTCAAGGACAATAACTTGAAAGTTGGCAATGTTTGCACCTTTGAACTCATTGATGGAACTAAACTAACCTTACTGGTTCACATCTTCAGAGGGACAAATGGTTCAAATTGTTCAACATCTCAAGGTAggattgatatttaattttctttccaaaaaaattctttatgtcTAATAAAACATATTCCTCTATCTTCTATTGAATATGGTCAAATTTGAACAGCTTGTCAAGAATagagaaaagaaatgaaaaccaTCAGTGCTACTAAAGAATCATCACCGAAGAGTTTCAGTTCTCTTGTATGAAACTAAACACTACTAACAAATATTGGGTATTTGTAGAGATTACCTGATGATCCCTGATGGCATATGCTCAAGTGTGGAGATAATTGGGGATTTTTTAAACGAGTTTATTCTCTTTCTTTAACCTGTGAAAAGTTAGAAGCTACTTATCAGTTATGAATTATTCTGTTGACATATTGCTTTAAAACTTGTCCAGGACAGAAATGTTGTTGCTAGGTATGAATTACCAATTTCTGCTTTGTATTCGTCTTTTAAAATATCCTGGAGGCCAACCTGATTGAATGAGAAAAGGCTAAAATAGAATGTTGTGGTCTCTTTTGCAATTTTggttaaaagatttaattatagTCTGCGCTTGTACATTGATTTTCATCTACAAATAACATGTTTGACAAAACTATGATTGAGTCGTGTTCGAACATTATTTAACAACTAGAggactaattttataaaaaaattagaatagttTTAAGCAATTAGAGTTTTAAAGGGACCGAGTCACACAATCTAGCTTTTAAGTTTGAAAGAGCGGAAAACAAGATGAATGAACAATAAAATGAGGTGGGATCCACACTTTTATTCTCTACTTTAATCAAAACTTTCATCTCAAATCAcattcatttcatttcttttgaTTCAAACGAATGGACCCTTATTCAGCTCAACATCAACCATGGCTACCAAGTTTCCTCACCAATCTCAGGCCAAGCAAATCCATTTTTTCAAGATCATAACCGCTCAAAATCTCCATGAAGGAAAGCTAGTAAGCACACGTATTTCGATTTTTTACTCCCAAAAAAAGCATTGCACTTAAATCCTGCGGCCTTAAGCTATATTCTGTCCTCAagtgttttatgttttctttctttaatctaaTGTCACTTTGTGTCCAGCTTAAACAAAATGAGACCCTTCACTAGAATAAACCGAGAGGGTAAATTTTGTATTGTCACTAAGATATCAGACAATGCAACGGATGTAGAAGTCCTCCAGcaaatgttatttatttgtgtCATGCTTACTCTGTAACTTCACTCACTCAAACAAAATTTGCAAAACTTCATGAGCAGACATGTCTACTAAACTTTCTGGAAATTGCAAAAGTTAAGTAGGTTTCAAATTTTAGCAGCCTGAAAGATGATCTAGAAATGTCTGGCTTACATGGAGTGTTAAATTTGCAGGAAAATCAAAGGCTAAGGCTAACCAAGTTACAGCTCTTGACAGAGCAAGTTCTTTCAAACCATGCAATCCATTCTTCTTGGTTGTCATGCGTCATTCATACATCCATTCTAATGTGTTATGTAAAGGAAAAGTTATTCTACTTCTACTCCTATAGTTCAACATCTCAAGGTAGGAATGATGTTTACTTTTCTATTCAAAACAGTTCACATCTTTGGCATTTGTGGAGATTAATTACCTGATACCCGATGGCATTAACTCAAGTGTGGAGATAGTTGTGGAAATTTTAACGAGTTTATTCTCCTTCACTAAGAAGTTGTTGCTAGGTATTGACTTGTATTAATTAGGAAAGCTTGTTGGAAGTTCTAATTTCTAGTTACCACATGGGGTCAGGAGTCAAAATCACATAATATTGCAAATATGTACGGGAATAAAATCACAAGGGACAAAATTACTATGAATAAGTGTATCACAACGGTAGTGAGAAAAATGGACTTGCAGGATGCCCAAGTAATTCTGCCCCCATGCCAACTTACTAGCACAGAATAAGTGGGATTAAATTTCGAATTATCGCTTGAACTTTccaattattaatttgaaaagtataaattgattttcatCTAGAATTAGAATGTTTGTCAAAACTATGATTAAGGTGTGTTTGAACATGATTGTATGTCCCCAATCATATTTTGAGCCAAGGTGAAAGTATgattcacaaaatttaatttacttaaaaatattttttttctattaaaaatttatttatgaaaaatcatTACtgtaacattttaaattaaaataagtttattcatgtaacaaattttacattaaaattgttCATTAGGGTTGGCCTAATAGGGTAAAGTTTCATTAATATGCATtagaacataaaaataatatttattgtgtGGGTCTAGAAATTTTCTTAGAAGTATCTTGTGTTGATATGGTACTACCGACACTAATGAGTATCATCTTGGATGATTACTCGATCTCATGTTAAACAAATAAGCAACAAGTATCACTTAATAGTagagacaaaataataattttaacttttgagaGATAGAtatcatagaaaaaaaattgtaaatattaaaattaaaatccactcattttagaaaaatgaaaagcatATTTAAACTATTAAACATTATTCTTTTGTATCCATAAAATAAGTAGATTTGAATAAGCACGAGAAGCGGAAGGAATGGCACATGCACTACACATAAGATAAGATGCCAAACATGACGGTTTTTAAGAATTTGGGCATCTTGTGTCACTCAACACAGTATTTTTCTTAGAATAAATACTTTGTAAAGCATCTCAAAACAAAAGATTTTAGGAAATTACGTGTATCAAGCTGCCAATGTTAAAAGCAAAAGCCTACCAATAATATTTGATACAAACATGAGACGGTCCATGCACAATCCAGGGGAGGAAGAAGATAACACGtttaaattatacattttgCACAAAAACCCTACTGCATACCCTTGACTAATACTAAATAATTAAGCATTAACTtagatatattttcttatatacaTTTTGCTGGAATTCTCGATTCAAAATTGGAGTTTTACTTCAGTAACTTAGTTGATCTTTATGGAAAACATTTATTTCACATATTTCCAAAAGGTAAAATTTACTAAAAGTatcttaaaaatacatttatgttTAAGGAGCATTAACGTCACATTTTTTAACACACTCTTAAcacattggttaaaatttattaaaaactacaaaatcaaaagataaaatcgataaaattttgtgattttcatcAACAGATAATTTTCTAATTCAAGTTTAACCTTCTCTAACGTTGTCTTCACTGCAGCTTTGCTTGTCTTTCTTCACTTTGTTTCCTTGCCTCTTCTGTTTGTTCAACTCTTTCCTTCAATGTAAAATGGGTCTCCAACATTCTTCTTTTCAGATCACCAAGACGAGTCTCTATCTTCAAGGTCTCCAACTCACaacattttaattgattttgtttttcatcaagCATGGTCTTGAGATCAGAGACCTGTTCACAAAGCAATTGCTTATGCTGGTTTGATGCTTCAAGTGAAGCTTCGGTCTTGACATACTCGTCTTGGAGTTGAGCAAATCTCATTTTGTTCTCCTCAAAGAGATTATTCTGCTCATCCATAGTAAGGGAATTTTCCTTGGACTTGTCTATTTCTGCAATTGATGATACAAAATTGATATAGTTCAAGACATGATCAGAAAATTCTTTATAGTCAACCCccctaaatatttaataaaggaAACATGAAAGAAAGGAACATAtttctgaaaagaaagaaagaaaatagtacAAATTACCAAATGAATCATCAGAGAAAATGCGCTTCTGAAACATAATTTGTCGCCAACGGATCCTTGAAGGGATCCTTGAAGGTGTTGATCGACGAGATAATGATAGAATTGCTTCTGCCTCAATAGTTTCCCATGAGACTGAGTTCATGAATTCTATATCATCCGCAGCAGACTCCAATTCTGAAAAACCATCACGTTTCACATTGGCAGCATTTTGTGTTGCACTAGCACCTTCAATGTTTGGATTCTCAGAACAGTCTGTGATTCTCATCCTTTTGATCTGTTCTTGCGAACCATCATTTTGGCTTTGGCATccatcccaaaaatcatgtaGAGTTCTTTGCCTGCTTTGCTTTAAACGAGCAATGCTGTTGCTATTGCCATTGAGCAATTCATCCTCAGTCACACCGTACCCACAAGATCCATGAGCCTGTGTGACAATAATTAGATCCATCATCCATGATCCATAAAATTCCACATAACtgacaaaagaaaatgatactTGCTATATATACATCATGCAGCTCAAAGGCACCAACATGATCATTTTTTCATGTCCTGGTCAGAATATTTTATACATGAAGAGAATCGAAATGAGACTCGACTACTACTAACTCTTTAGTCTATAGTCTATACATTTTGCCCCCAAAAcatcattataaaaataataatcatgaaaggaaaaaaaaaatgagtgttAATTAGAAGCATACCCTTTTGTAGGAAACTGTGGAATCTTGCTTGGGTGAGGGTGAGATGGGTTTAGTTTTGGGGGATTTGTAAGGACAGTAATAAGACCAATGTCCTCGTTGATCACATTTGTAACAGGTTTCTTGTTGCATTCGTTTCACGAGTTTTGGAGAGCAGCTAGCAGGAATTATAGGGGTATTTTGAGGACTCTGAACTCGAGATGTTGAAGAAGGTGAATTCCATAGAGACAtgttcaccctctttcttgctCTTTGTTACTTCCCCACTGCAGAATGAAGGgtggaagaaagagaaaaagagactTTAGTTTACGAAAAAGTGAAGATTCTTGTATAGTTGTATTAGTGTAGGAGATAGCACAAAACCAACAACATACGCCAAGATTCTTGTATTAGAagtttttaagaataaataagtCTACTCTAAGACAAAAAGGATCATATATTCTAAAATTTGTTCAGCATCGTTTACTTAcaattcattatatataataatttattaatttttatgataattaaatttacatataaTCATTAAACTCATAATATAAGTACGACTCATATATTACAATGTCATAAGACAAATTTCAAACGTGCATTATAAAATAGGAGACGTACGTAAGTTTTTGGTCCAATTATTTCAATTGAATTTGCTAGTCGTATAAACGAGTGTAGGCATTCCGATTCGGAATTCTTGTCTCCTAAGATTTATGGAGCAGTGGAAAAGAGAAAATGCGTGGGGCAACGGCTGGgtgacttttgaaaaagtttATTCTCTCTCTTCCATGATTTGTGTTTCACCTTCACAACGGCTGGGTAATTGTCAAAGAAAGCATGtcaatattttatgaaatttttgtaaCCATGTcgttaattttaatcattggaaatatattatttttcaattctaACCTTGTCTTTTCGAAAGGCTTTTAGTTtttgaggattttttttgtctcaccctcaaagtgaattttattttaaatttagatctaattacaaattaaagaaCTTTTTTTTAGTCAATTAAAGAACTTTTATGATATTATCTATTTACACACAGTAatgtatgtattttattttttataatatttatttttttaccaccATAATTAAGATTTCTACCACTCCAATTTAATTGGTTTTTCCAATGGTTGTGAGATTATTCTTCAATTCAAGGCTTAAAAACACTTACGACTCTCTACCCCTTCCTAAGAATGCATTGTGAGAATTAAAATCAGATTTGTTTCCCTATAAATTTAACTGGTGCTAACACTCAGTcatattaattaactaatttccttaataaatataaatcagTGAACTATGCATGTCTTATAATTAGGGACAAAAGAAGCACATGCACcacaatcaaaatataaataacttataacagtttctctttttaaatgaggagaatgttataaataaatttttaaaaaatagtctaATTAAATTATCGTTTttctttaatcatatttttatattttttactgagacgttaaaattattattgccAAAAATTTACTATAGAAGTacaattaccaaaaaaaaagttttagttaaattcaaaaaagaatttactacatcaataataaaactataataTTTTACTTACCAAACTatccaaagaaaaaaatgaaaatacaattttattataaataaataaattatttaatacagaacaattaaattataattaagaatatagtattaaaacaaattattattttcttgattttataatattatattgtttatttagtagcaattaatatgttttttttacatgcatttaagttaatattttttccatAGGTATTCCAAATAAGTTAAGTGTCTTAATGATTATATGCATGTTGTTAAAATATAGGACGATGAGTTCAAATTTTgccatacaaattattttaaatgtgtgTTTGTAAAATGTACAATAGAGGTTAAGGGataaagataaatttttcttatcttGAAAACATAATATTGAGAGAATACGAAGGAAGATATGGGTAGCTATGTTGGTTGTGGCAAGTGGCAACGGACTCAACGggagaatat
The Glycine max cultivar Williams 82 chromosome 16, Glycine_max_v4.0, whole genome shotgun sequence genome window above contains:
- the LOC100804614 gene encoding uncharacterized protein: MSLWNSPSSTSRVQSPQNTPIIPASCSPKLVKRMQQETCYKCDQRGHWSYYCPYKSPKTKPISPSPKQDSTVSYKRAHGSCGYGVTEDELLNGNSNSIARLKQSRQRTLHDFWDGCQSQNDGSQEQIKRMRITDCSENPNIEGASATQNAANVKRDGFSELESAADDIEFMNSVSWETIEAEAILSLSRRSTPSRIPSRIRWRQIMFQKRIFSDDSFEIDKSKENSLTMDEQNNLFEENKMRFAQLQDEYVKTEASLEASNQHKQLLCEQVSDLKTMLDEKQNQLKCCELETLKIETRLGDLKRRMLETHFTLKERVEQTEEARKQSEERQAKLQ
- the LOC100793469 gene encoding B3 domain-containing transcription factor VRN1 isoform X1, whose product is MEAATFPHQLQVKPFHFFKIITAQNLQDGKLMIPNKFVEKYGEGLPNALFLKTPNGTEWNFNLEKHDGKIWFQKGWKEFAEYHSLAHGHLLVFRRHGTSHFQVHIFDLSSLEIDYPSKGTEGKTSPNHEGNKQPRNEENLEYLQPYQVRSHKSVKVENMMTLPEEAQPHTDTKFKEKSKVVVANQVTALDLASSFKPCNPFFLVVMRPSYIQSNGGPLPLQTKFCRRHFGLLNKRHINLQVLNGRIWPAKYMIQKMKNKTNFRLTSGWKTFVKDNNLKVGNVCTFELIDGTKLTLLVHIFRGTNGSNCSTSQGKSKAKANQVTALDRASSFKPCNPFFLVVMRHSYIHSNVLCKGKVILLLLL